A region from the Arthrobacter roseus genome encodes:
- the argC gene encoding N-acetyl-gamma-glutamyl-phosphate reductase yields MTYSVAVSGASGYAGGEVLRLLSAHPHVSIGAVTAHSNAGTTLGTLQPHLHRLRDRQVEKTTVANLRGHDVVFLALPHGASAEIVAGLDSDTVVIDAGADFRLRDARVWQEFYGSPHAGTWPYGLPELPGFRDLLKNERRIAVPGCFPTGALLALAPGFAAGLLEPDDVVVVSASGTSGAGRAAKQHLLGAETMGGMTPYGVGGGHRHTPEIEQGLSAVAGEPVTLSFTPTLAPMARGILTTATARVKPGVTAERLRRTWSETYGTEEFVTVLPEGQWPGTKSVLGSNHVALQLAFDAHTGRVVVCAVVDNLTKGTAGGAVQCMNLVLGLPESTGLLHAGVAP; encoded by the coding sequence ATGACATATTCCGTAGCAGTGTCGGGGGCAAGTGGATATGCGGGTGGCGAAGTCCTCCGTCTGCTGTCCGCCCATCCTCATGTGTCCATCGGAGCGGTGACGGCCCACAGCAACGCCGGAACAACGCTCGGTACCCTCCAGCCGCATCTGCACCGGCTGCGCGACCGTCAGGTTGAAAAGACTACGGTCGCCAATCTCCGCGGCCACGATGTCGTGTTTCTTGCTCTACCTCACGGAGCGAGTGCAGAGATCGTTGCCGGACTGGATAGTGACACAGTAGTCATCGACGCAGGGGCGGACTTCCGTCTGCGCGACGCACGAGTGTGGCAGGAGTTCTATGGCTCGCCGCATGCTGGCACGTGGCCCTACGGATTACCTGAGTTGCCCGGTTTCAGAGACCTACTCAAGAATGAACGGCGCATAGCAGTTCCAGGGTGTTTCCCAACGGGTGCGCTTCTGGCATTGGCACCAGGTTTTGCTGCTGGCCTTTTAGAACCGGACGACGTCGTCGTGGTCTCGGCTTCGGGGACCTCCGGTGCGGGCAGGGCTGCAAAGCAGCACCTTCTGGGGGCTGAAACTATGGGTGGGATGACTCCTTATGGTGTGGGTGGTGGGCACCGGCACACTCCAGAGATTGAGCAGGGTCTTTCTGCCGTCGCTGGCGAACCAGTCACACTGTCGTTCACGCCGACGCTGGCGCCCATGGCCCGCGGTATCCTGACGACAGCTACTGCGCGGGTTAAGCCGGGAGTCACGGCAGAACGGCTGCGCCGGACGTGGTCTGAAACCTACGGAACTGAGGAATTTGTGACAGTCCTGCCAGAGGGTCAGTGGCCGGGCACCAAATCTGTCCTTGGATCAAATCACGTGGCGCTCCAGCTCGCTTTTGACGCGCATACGGGCCGAGTGGTGGTCTGCGCGGTGGTGGACAACCTGACCAAGGGTACAGCCGGCGGTGCCGTGCAGTGTATGAATCTTGTTCTTGGGTTGCCGGAGTCAACGGGGTTACTGCACGCTGGGGTTGCGCCATGA
- the argJ gene encoding bifunctional glutamate N-acetyltransferase/amino-acid acetyltransferase ArgJ, with the protein MGVCAPHGFVATGVSAGLKSSGGRDVALVVNDGPLQACAAVFTSNRIVAAPVVWSREVARAGTAHAVVLNSGGANACTGAQGFRDAQLTAETIASLLGVSATDVLVCSTGLIGEPLPMHKLLPGVTAASRLLGSEGGADAAAAIMTTDTVAKQTFVSGVGYTIGGMAKGAGMLAPGLATMLVVLTTDAALGHVELDTALREATRVTFDRTDSDGCMSTNDTVVLLASGAATTTPNVAEFTRGLTEVCADLASQLIRDAEGAAHNIAITTRNAASEHDAEVVGRAVARSSLFKTAIFGNDPNWGRILSAVGTTDAAFDPGAINVTINGVQICRNSGIGESRSSVDLGARDVAVEIDLQAGAESATIWTNDLTHDYVQENSAYSS; encoded by the coding sequence GTGGGAGTCTGCGCGCCGCACGGCTTTGTTGCAACTGGTGTTTCGGCGGGGCTCAAATCCAGCGGCGGACGTGACGTGGCTCTTGTTGTCAACGACGGCCCGCTACAGGCATGTGCGGCGGTGTTCACGTCCAACAGGATCGTGGCCGCTCCTGTCGTCTGGTCCAGGGAAGTCGCCCGTGCAGGCACGGCACATGCCGTGGTTCTCAATTCCGGTGGGGCTAATGCGTGCACGGGTGCGCAGGGATTCCGGGACGCTCAGTTAACAGCAGAGACTATTGCATCTTTACTCGGGGTCTCAGCCACCGATGTTCTGGTGTGCTCCACGGGCCTTATCGGCGAACCGTTGCCGATGCACAAACTCCTGCCGGGCGTAACTGCGGCTTCCAGACTGCTTGGGTCTGAAGGTGGTGCTGATGCAGCAGCTGCCATCATGACAACGGACACGGTGGCAAAACAGACTTTTGTCTCCGGCGTCGGATACACCATTGGGGGGATGGCAAAGGGCGCGGGAATGCTCGCGCCCGGACTGGCCACCATGCTCGTTGTCCTCACCACGGACGCAGCCCTCGGACATGTGGAACTCGATACGGCCCTTCGCGAGGCGACACGGGTGACGTTTGACCGGACGGATTCAGACGGCTGCATGTCAACGAACGACACCGTCGTCTTGCTGGCATCCGGTGCGGCGACGACAACCCCGAATGTTGCGGAGTTTACTCGTGGGCTCACTGAGGTCTGCGCAGATCTGGCGTCGCAGCTGATCCGCGACGCGGAGGGCGCTGCACACAACATCGCCATTACAACGAGAAACGCTGCCTCTGAGCACGATGCCGAAGTGGTCGGGCGGGCAGTGGCCAGATCCAGCCTCTTCAAGACGGCAATTTTTGGAAATGATCCCAACTGGGGACGGATTCTCTCGGCTGTCGGGACCACGGATGCAGCATTTGATCCCGGTGCCATTAATGTCACGATCAATGGCGTACAGATTTGCCGCAACAGCGGTATTGGCGAATCCCGTTCCAGTGTCGATCTCGGAGCGCGTGATGTGGCGGTCGAGATTGATCTCCAGGCCGGCGCCGAGTCGGCAACCATCTGGACCAACGACCTCACGCATGATTACGTGCAGGAAAATTCGGCCTACTCAAGCTGA